The following are encoded together in the Terriglobia bacterium genome:
- a CDS encoding carboxypeptidase-like regulatory domain-containing protein has translation MTRKLGCLLVVLLAGSPLFAASVGAISGVVKDSSGAPQMGAVVDIFTSAALLGTTVYTDSKGYYSAPNMQPGTYQVKVSAASFLPTLRENVTLRAGAHVLVNITLNTLSDALKLLPPRRSASTEADDWHWTLRSTASRPVLRAVNKDRKDGGTLVVVASPERSEDRSMKARVAFIAGSDAEGFGSAGDMTTSFALEKSLFSSGTLSFNGNIGAQGDPAGVLRASYAHDFGESSRPTVTLTYRRFAPPGLAVENSPYAAMEINSSDRMEVAGFIDLEYGAALQSMEFAKRVAALRPYGSVQVHLSPDMVVEYRYATSEPDTRSAKGFDTAPADLSESGPRMALTNGRPEVENAQHQEIAVSRRMGDTNIQVAGYVDHLRNLVLTGAGDPSSYSDDVLPDTYSGTFSYAYLPGLSTAGVRVVIQRKISDDLTITVDYSNGSAVTADSLVAWQDLPHALATSRQHSVGTKFAGYVPVSHTRWIASYKWTSGNTLSSVDAFNASPGQTDPFLSVFIRQPLPSSSLIPAKMDALLDLRNVLGQGYLPVNGQDGRTVYMVQAARSLRGGLAFTF, from the coding sequence ATGACCCGTAAACTCGGATGTTTGTTGGTGGTCCTGTTGGCCGGCTCGCCGTTGTTCGCGGCGAGCGTGGGAGCTATTTCAGGAGTCGTCAAAGACAGCTCGGGAGCGCCCCAGATGGGCGCCGTGGTGGACATCTTTACCTCCGCCGCGTTGCTGGGTACCACCGTCTACACGGACTCCAAGGGTTACTATTCCGCCCCCAATATGCAGCCGGGCACCTATCAGGTGAAAGTCAGCGCTGCTTCTTTTCTGCCGACTCTGCGGGAGAACGTGACCTTGCGCGCCGGCGCGCACGTGCTCGTCAACATTACGCTGAACACATTGTCAGACGCGCTGAAGCTGCTGCCGCCGCGCCGCTCGGCCTCCACCGAAGCCGATGACTGGCATTGGACCTTGCGTTCCACGGCCAGCCGTCCCGTGCTGCGCGCCGTGAACAAAGATCGCAAAGACGGCGGAACCCTGGTGGTAGTCGCCAGCCCGGAACGCTCGGAAGACCGCTCCATGAAAGCGCGTGTGGCTTTTATCGCAGGCTCTGACGCCGAAGGTTTCGGCAGTGCGGGCGATATGACCACCTCCTTCGCGCTGGAAAAATCGTTGTTCAGTTCCGGCACGCTTTCCTTCAACGGCAACATCGGGGCCCAGGGTGATCCCGCCGGCGTGCTGCGCGCCTCTTACGCGCACGATTTCGGTGAGAGCTCGCGTCCCACGGTGACGCTGACCTACCGGCGCTTTGCGCCTCCCGGCCTGGCGGTGGAGAACTCGCCGTACGCGGCCATGGAAATCAACAGTTCAGACCGCATGGAAGTTGCCGGCTTCATTGATCTGGAGTACGGCGCGGCCCTGCAGTCCATGGAATTCGCCAAGCGCGTTGCGGCATTGCGTCCTTACGGCTCAGTCCAGGTCCATCTGTCGCCGGACATGGTTGTGGAGTATCGCTACGCCACCTCCGAGCCGGACACGCGTTCCGCCAAAGGTTTTGATACGGCGCCCGCGGACCTGAGCGAGTCCGGTCCTAGAATGGCCCTTACCAACGGCCGGCCGGAAGTGGAAAACGCCCAGCATCAGGAAATCGCAGTCTCCCGGCGGATGGGCGACACCAACATCCAGGTGGCCGGCTACGTGGACCATTTGCGCAATCTGGTCCTCACCGGCGCGGGCGATCCTTCCAGCTATTCTGACGATGTTCTGCCCGACACTTACTCCGGCACATTCTCTTACGCCTACCTTCCCGGCCTTTCGACGGCGGGCGTTCGTGTGGTGATACAGCGGAAAATTTCTGACGACCTCACGATCACTGTGGATTACTCCAACGGCAGCGCCGTTACCGCCGATTCGCTGGTGGCGTGGCAAGACCTGCCGCATGCTCTGGCCACCAGCCGCCAGCACTCCGTGGGGACCAAGTTTGCCGGCTACGTTCCGGTTTCCCACACCCGCTGGATCGCATCGTACAAGTGGACCAGCGGCAACACGCTCTCCAGCGTGGACGCGTTCAACGCGTCGCCTGGCCAGACAGACCCCTTCCTCAGCGTGTTCATCCGCCAGCCGCTTCCCAGCAGCTCCTTGATCCCCGCGAAAATGGACGCTCTCCTGGACCTGCGCAACGTGCTGGGCCAGGGCTACCTGCCGGTGAATGGCCAGGACGGCCGCACCGTGTACATGGTGCAGGCGGCGCGGTCGCTGCGCGGCGGCCTGGCGTTTACGTTCTAG
- a CDS encoding GWxTD domain-containing protein has translation MRSRHFLILFILAVSGCFLAQAQEAGSYTDDNQKESTSAKKKKPADAAPAQQQGEEDPLKRQRPTSDKNAIKEKLEGPYKKWLNEDVRWIITDEELSAFKKLSNNTERDQFIEGFWLRRDPTPDTAENEYKEEHYRRIAYANEHYAAGIPGWKTDRGRIYVMYGPPTSIDSHPMGGPYQRPAEEGGGETSTYPFEVWRYRYLEGIGQEIEIEFVDDCSCGSYQMTLDRSRKDALLHVPNAGLTTMEDMGQANKADRFRGIEALGSGPFNQNMQTKQFDRMETFAKLNAPPPIKFKDLDEVVTHKIRYNLLPFDVQFNFVKLTSDTVLVPITLQVPLRSLTWVGKEGVQHSVVNLFGKVSKLSGQTVQTFEETLKKDIPAELLEKELNNTSLYWKALPLRPGLYKLDVVLKDVNGDKLGTYSHNLIVPDYSDDKLSTSSLILADQMDPVPAREIGTGNFVIGQTRVRPRVPAADSKTSAFKKQEKINFWMQVYNLGVDEKTKRPSATVEYQVVNTTSNQPVLNLTETTAQMGNVGEQITLEKSLSLGKLDPGIYQVTIKINDLVSKQTISPSAKFTVQ, from the coding sequence ATCCGTTCCAGGCACTTTCTCATACTGTTCATATTGGCCGTTTCCGGTTGTTTCCTGGCGCAAGCGCAAGAAGCCGGTTCCTATACCGACGATAACCAAAAGGAATCTACTTCCGCCAAGAAGAAAAAACCGGCTGATGCCGCCCCGGCCCAGCAGCAAGGCGAAGAAGATCCGCTCAAGCGCCAGCGGCCGACTTCCGACAAGAACGCCATCAAAGAAAAGCTGGAAGGGCCGTACAAGAAGTGGCTCAACGAGGACGTGCGCTGGATCATCACCGACGAAGAGCTGTCCGCGTTCAAGAAACTCTCCAACAACACTGAGCGCGACCAGTTCATTGAAGGGTTCTGGCTGCGCCGCGATCCCACGCCGGACACCGCGGAAAACGAGTACAAGGAAGAGCACTATCGCCGCATCGCCTATGCCAACGAGCACTATGCCGCGGGGATTCCCGGATGGAAGACGGACCGCGGAAGAATCTACGTGATGTACGGTCCGCCCACCAGCATTGACTCCCATCCCATGGGAGGTCCTTATCAGCGCCCGGCGGAGGAAGGCGGCGGCGAGACCTCAACCTACCCCTTTGAAGTGTGGCGCTACCGCTACCTGGAAGGCATTGGACAGGAAATTGAGATTGAGTTTGTGGACGATTGCAGCTGCGGCTCTTATCAGATGACGCTCGACCGCTCGCGCAAAGACGCGCTGCTGCACGTTCCCAACGCCGGCCTGACCACCATGGAAGACATGGGCCAGGCCAACAAGGCTGACCGTTTCCGCGGAATTGAGGCCCTGGGTTCCGGCCCGTTCAACCAGAACATGCAAACCAAGCAGTTTGACCGCATGGAAACGTTCGCCAAATTGAACGCGCCGCCTCCCATCAAGTTCAAGGACCTGGACGAAGTGGTCACCCACAAGATCCGCTACAACCTGCTCCCCTTTGACGTGCAGTTCAACTTTGTCAAGCTGACGTCAGATACGGTGCTAGTCCCCATCACCCTGCAAGTGCCGTTGCGGTCCCTGACCTGGGTAGGCAAAGAAGGCGTCCAGCATTCGGTGGTGAACCTGTTCGGGAAGGTGAGCAAGCTCTCCGGCCAGACAGTGCAAACTTTTGAGGAAACGCTGAAGAAAGACATCCCGGCGGAGCTGCTGGAAAAAGAACTTAACAACACTTCACTGTATTGGAAGGCGCTGCCTTTGCGGCCCGGCCTGTACAAGCTGGACGTGGTGCTGAAAGACGTGAACGGCGACAAGCTGGGGACGTATTCGCACAACCTGATCGTGCCCGACTACAGCGACGACAAACTTTCCACTTCGTCCCTGATTCTGGCCGACCAGATGGACCCGGTACCGGCGCGAGAAATCGGCACCGGCAACTTTGTCATCGGCCAGACGCGGGTGCGCCCGCGGGTACCGGCCGCTGATTCCAAGACTTCCGCCTTCAAAAAGCAGGAGAAAATCAACTTCTGGATGCAGGTTTACAACCTGGGCGTGGACGAAAAGACCAAAAGACCTTCCGCCACGGTGGAATACCAAGTTGTCAATACCACCAGCAACCAGCCCGTGCTAAACTTAACGGAAACAACGGCCCAAATGGGCAACGTTGGCGAGCAAATCACCCTGGAAAAGAGCCTTTCTTTGGGTAAGCTCGATCCAGGTATTTACCAGGTAACGATCAAAATCAACGATCTGGTTTCCAAGCAAACCATTTCGCCGTCGGCAAAATTTACGGTCCAGTAA
- a CDS encoding efflux RND transporter periplasmic adaptor subunit, with translation MTGKKKIALIVVVIVAAAAVVGFTVSQTQKNVVTVQTGKVIKQDVASVVTASGEIKPKTFVNVGANAMGRITRLFVKEGDKVKKGQVLAQLENVQSSADVDQMKATLGQAQTDLISQQAALNTARAQLNSSSATLAQAKLEFTRAQGLYKDQLIAKADYDAKKAAYDVAEAVVAQDQARVAQNVAQVDSSRARVTQARASLTRVNDVLSKTTYTAPYDGVVTNLPVHEGETVVMGIQNSPGSTLMTVADMAVITAEVHVDETDIVNVALGQTAEVTIDAIPNKTFKGVVTEIGDNAIIRSTGVSTSQSTSGSQEAKDFKVVITLENPPEKLRPGLSSTAKITTGLAHDALAIPIQALTVRDKKELEAQAEKDKNKGKSKDKKTAAATPAPGAKKENQDVQGVFVISKTKKAEFRTVETGLTGATEIQIKSGLQEGDEIITGSYKVLRTLKNGAGVKVDNSAAVKSES, from the coding sequence ATGACAGGAAAAAAGAAGATTGCACTCATAGTTGTTGTGATTGTGGCTGCGGCGGCGGTGGTCGGCTTCACTGTCAGCCAGACTCAGAAGAACGTGGTCACGGTGCAGACCGGCAAGGTCATCAAGCAGGACGTAGCTTCCGTAGTGACAGCTTCCGGTGAAATCAAGCCGAAGACGTTTGTCAACGTGGGCGCGAATGCCATGGGACGCATCACCCGCCTATTCGTGAAAGAAGGCGACAAAGTAAAAAAAGGCCAGGTACTGGCCCAGTTGGAAAACGTCCAGTCCTCCGCTGACGTGGACCAGATGAAGGCCACTCTGGGCCAGGCCCAGACGGACCTCATCTCGCAGCAGGCAGCGTTGAACACCGCGCGCGCCCAGCTCAACAGCAGCTCAGCCACGCTGGCCCAGGCCAAGCTGGAATTTACGCGCGCTCAGGGCCTGTACAAGGACCAGTTGATCGCCAAAGCCGACTATGACGCCAAGAAAGCGGCGTACGACGTGGCCGAAGCCGTGGTGGCCCAGGACCAGGCCCGCGTCGCGCAGAACGTGGCGCAAGTGGATTCTTCCCGCGCCCGCGTTACCCAGGCGCGCGCCAGCCTTACCCGCGTGAATGACGTTCTCAGCAAGACGACGTACACCGCTCCCTATGACGGCGTGGTCACCAACCTGCCCGTGCATGAAGGCGAAACCGTGGTCATGGGCATCCAGAATTCTCCGGGGAGCACGCTCATGACGGTGGCGGACATGGCCGTGATTACCGCGGAAGTCCACGTGGACGAGACTGACATCGTCAACGTGGCGCTCGGCCAGACCGCTGAAGTCACCATTGACGCCATCCCCAATAAGACTTTCAAAGGCGTGGTGACCGAGATTGGCGACAACGCCATCATCCGCTCCACCGGCGTGTCCACCTCGCAGAGCACCTCCGGCAGCCAGGAAGCCAAGGACTTCAAAGTAGTCATCACCCTGGAGAACCCGCCGGAGAAGCTGCGTCCAGGACTCTCCTCCACGGCCAAGATCACCACCGGGCTGGCGCATGACGCCCTGGCCATTCCCATCCAGGCGCTCACCGTCCGCGACAAGAAAGAGCTGGAGGCGCAGGCCGAGAAAGACAAAAACAAGGGCAAGAGCAAAGACAAGAAAACGGCTGCGGCCACGCCCGCCCCCGGCGCGAAGAAAGAAAACCAGGACGTTCAAGGCGTATTCGTGATCAGCAAGACCAAGAAGGCTGAATTCCGCACCGTGGAAACCGGCCTGACCGGCGCCACGGAAATCCAGATCAAGAGCGGCCTGCAGGAAGGCGATGAGATCATCACCGGCAGCTACAAAGTCCTGCGCACGCTGAAAAACGGCGCCGGCGTGAAAGTAGACAATTCGGCGGCCGTTAAGAGCGAGTCGTAA
- a CDS encoding ABC transporter ATP-binding protein, translating to MICTEDLWKTYEMGSEQVHALRGVNLKINRGEYVAIMGPSGSGKSTLMNLIGCLDSPSKGRYWLNSNLVSELNDDELARIRNKEIGFVFQTFNLLARATALHNVELPLIYSGTPADERISRAKGALAAVNLADRMNHKPNELSGGQRQRVAIARALVNNPSIILADEPTGNLDSQTGQEIMDLFADLHKKGNTIVLVTHEADIAEHAHRVVHIRDGVVASDERKNK from the coding sequence ATCATCTGCACGGAGGACCTGTGGAAGACCTACGAGATGGGATCGGAACAGGTGCACGCCCTGCGCGGGGTCAACCTGAAGATCAATCGCGGCGAATATGTGGCCATTATGGGCCCCTCCGGCTCCGGCAAATCCACATTGATGAATCTGATTGGCTGCCTCGATTCCCCCAGCAAAGGCCGCTACTGGCTGAACAGCAACCTGGTCAGCGAACTCAACGACGACGAGCTGGCCCGCATCCGCAACAAGGAGATTGGCTTCGTCTTCCAGACGTTCAACCTGCTGGCCCGCGCTACGGCCCTGCACAACGTTGAGCTGCCGCTGATTTACAGCGGCACCCCGGCAGATGAAAGAATCTCCCGCGCCAAGGGCGCCCTGGCCGCAGTGAACCTTGCCGACCGCATGAACCACAAGCCGAACGAGCTCTCCGGCGGTCAGCGCCAGCGCGTGGCCATCGCCCGCGCCCTGGTGAATAATCCCTCCATCATTTTGGCCGACGAGCCCACCGGCAACCTGGATTCGCAAACCGGCCAGGAAATCATGGACCTGTTTGCCGATCTCCACAAAAAAGGCAATACCATCGTTCTGGTCACCCATGAAGCCGACATCGCCGAGCACGCCCACCGCGTGGTCCACATCCGCGACGGCGTGGTCGCCAGCGACGAACGCAAAAACAAGTAG
- a CDS encoding ABC transporter permease — MNSYLQDFRYAVRRLRMTPGFTVIAVLTLALGIGANTAIFTVIDAVLLRPLPFQDPSRLVLLTERLARFPILSVSYLNYKDWRDQSRSFSAVGAVRNLNMTLTGAGEPERLVAQMASANTFELLGASPARGRMFSPEEDRAGAAGVALISQGLWQRRYGAAESALGQSLTLDNKQYTIIGVLPAGFQLLQQSPDVLLPMEPWAVTLPDDRSWHPGILPFARLKPGVRVEAAREEMNTIAKRLEQQYPEFNTGTGANVNLMQDQLVQNVRPALLMILGAVGFVLLIACVNVANLMLARATARQREIAVRTAIGASRWRVVRMVLAESVTLSLVGAGLGLLLALFAVPPLLLLGATSLPAASGVHIDVTVLAFTSVLAVVAGVLFGLAPALHMAGMDLRSALNQNDRGAVGLGVLRARGALVVSEVAVAMLLLVGAGLLIRSFDRLSSSAPGFAVDHILIADLPVSPVTHAKAAERNLFFDRIIERAAALPGVRSAGAASFLPVSGSGSVIHFNIDGRPPKSPHEYIMANYRAVSTGYRATLGMPLLAGRWISDSDQEGTPSVVVINATMAKTYFSNESPLGKHLQLGATPDKSFPYMEVIGVVGDVKQSLSSEAPTEMYVPYHQVIPPLPVFALSLVMRTSGEPRSLANSLASAVHEIDANQPLVKVRTMEENMAVSVSQPRFRTVLLAILAGLALLIAAVGIYGVMSFAVGQRTREIGTRMALGSTPGQVFRLVIGGGLRLTLIGVVIGLIAGAVFARFLRSLLFQVGVVDPLAISAVTVLLVAVAVTACYIPARRATRVDPTVALRYE, encoded by the coding sequence ATGAACTCCTATCTTCAAGACTTCCGCTACGCTGTGCGCAGGTTGCGCATGACGCCCGGCTTTACCGTCATCGCCGTACTCACGCTGGCGCTGGGCATCGGCGCCAATACGGCCATCTTCACGGTGATTGACGCTGTGCTGCTGCGGCCGCTGCCGTTCCAGGACCCCAGCCGTCTGGTGTTGCTCACGGAACGGCTTGCGCGGTTTCCGATTCTTTCTGTTTCGTATCTCAACTACAAAGACTGGCGCGACCAGAGCCGTTCGTTTTCCGCCGTGGGCGCGGTGCGCAACCTGAACATGACGCTGACCGGCGCGGGCGAACCGGAACGCCTGGTGGCCCAGATGGCCAGCGCCAACACGTTTGAGCTGCTGGGAGCGAGCCCCGCACGCGGCAGGATGTTTTCCCCCGAGGAAGACCGGGCGGGGGCGGCCGGAGTGGCGCTGATCAGCCAGGGACTGTGGCAGCGGCGCTATGGCGCGGCGGAGAGCGCGCTGGGTCAATCGCTCACGCTGGACAACAAGCAGTACACCATCATCGGCGTGCTGCCTGCCGGGTTTCAGTTGCTGCAGCAGTCGCCTGATGTGCTGCTGCCGATGGAGCCGTGGGCCGTTACCCTGCCCGACGATCGTTCGTGGCATCCCGGCATTTTGCCCTTCGCGCGCCTCAAGCCCGGAGTGAGAGTGGAAGCGGCGCGGGAGGAGATGAACACCATCGCCAAGCGGCTGGAGCAGCAGTATCCGGAATTCAACACCGGCACCGGCGCCAACGTAAACCTGATGCAGGACCAACTGGTGCAGAACGTCCGCCCGGCGCTGCTGATGATTCTGGGCGCGGTGGGATTTGTGCTGCTGATTGCCTGCGTGAACGTGGCCAACCTGATGCTGGCGCGAGCCACCGCGCGGCAACGGGAGATTGCCGTCCGCACGGCCATTGGCGCCAGCCGCTGGCGCGTGGTCCGCATGGTGCTGGCGGAAAGCGTTACGTTGTCGCTGGTGGGCGCGGGCCTGGGATTGTTGCTGGCGCTGTTTGCTGTGCCTCCTCTGCTGCTGCTTGGCGCTACGAGCTTGCCCGCGGCCAGCGGCGTCCATATTGACGTGACGGTGCTGGCGTTTACCAGCGTGCTGGCGGTGGTGGCCGGAGTCTTGTTCGGACTGGCGCCGGCGTTGCATATGGCGGGCATGGACTTGAGATCGGCGCTGAACCAGAATGACCGCGGGGCCGTGGGACTGGGCGTGCTGCGCGCGCGAGGCGCCCTGGTGGTGAGTGAAGTCGCCGTGGCCATGCTGTTGCTCGTAGGCGCCGGGCTGCTGATCCGCAGCTTTGACCGCTTGTCGAGTTCAGCGCCGGGTTTTGCTGTGGACCACATCCTGATCGCCGATTTGCCGGTCTCACCTGTGACTCACGCCAAGGCTGCCGAGCGCAATCTGTTTTTTGATCGCATCATCGAACGCGCCGCCGCTCTGCCGGGGGTGCGCTCCGCGGGAGCAGCTTCTTTTCTTCCGGTCAGCGGCTCGGGATCGGTGATTCATTTCAATATTGACGGGCGTCCGCCCAAGTCGCCGCACGAGTACATTATGGCCAACTATCGCGCGGTGAGCACGGGTTACCGGGCCACGCTGGGCATGCCGCTGCTCGCTGGCCGCTGGATCAGCGATTCTGACCAGGAAGGCACGCCCTCGGTGGTGGTGATCAATGCCACCATGGCCAAGACGTATTTCTCCAACGAGTCGCCTCTGGGCAAGCACCTGCAACTGGGCGCAACGCCGGACAAATCGTTCCCGTACATGGAAGTGATTGGCGTGGTGGGCGACGTGAAGCAGTCGCTCTCCAGTGAGGCACCCACGGAAATGTACGTGCCGTATCACCAGGTGATCCCGCCTCTGCCGGTGTTCGCTCTCTCGCTGGTGATGCGCACCAGCGGCGAGCCGCGCAGCCTGGCCAACTCGCTGGCCAGCGCCGTCCATGAGATTGACGCCAATCAGCCGCTGGTGAAGGTCCGCACCATGGAAGAAAACATGGCCGTTTCGGTTTCACAGCCGCGCTTTCGCACCGTGCTGCTGGCCATCCTAGCCGGACTCGCGCTGCTGATTGCCGCGGTGGGGATTTACGGCGTCATGTCCTTTGCCGTGGGCCAGAGGACGCGGGAGATCGGCACGCGCATGGCGCTTGGCTCCACGCCCGGCCAGGTCTTCCGGCTGGTGATTGGCGGCGGGCTGCGGCTCACGCTGATCGGCGTGGTGATCGGCTTGATCGCCGGCGCAGTCTTTGCCCGCTTTCTGCGCAGCTTGCTGTTTCAGGTTGGCGTTGTTGATCCGCTGGCCATCAGCGCCGTGACGGTGTTGCTAGTGGCGGTGGCGGTGACGGCGTGCTACATCCCGGCGCGCAGGGCGACGCGGGTGGATCCTACGGTGGCGCTCCGGTACGAGTGA
- a CDS encoding penicillin-binding protein, with protein MMVCQPSLARTSATSTSAKPAKKDAKVTEAPRSHKRTARRHRRPVKQQAAASSRAATKQAVTKQVALRKRRRATRRVERFRTSSFASGIAADDDSDGEDPIVRQAALDALGNMNGTVVAINPNDGRILAMVNQKLALSGGAQPCSTIKVAVALAGLSEGVITRDSEIKLGRNSEMNLTEALAHSNNAYFEALGRRLGFPKVRRYARQFGLGELAGYEIEGEHLGVFPAHELDARRGGVGKMCSFGESISMTPLQLGALVSAIANGGTLYYLQHPQSEEEIAGFTPRVKRQLDIADLIPEIAEGMTGAVEYGTARSLRLNFNQEPIRGKTGTCSKAGTRFGWFASYADTDQGRIATVVFLQGGRPTYGPKAAEITGKFYRSLYDHDFFAKTAVNRTEKSAAAGVQQ; from the coding sequence ATGATGGTCTGCCAGCCGTCATTGGCGCGCACGTCCGCGACTTCGACGAGCGCGAAGCCAGCCAAGAAAGACGCGAAAGTCACGGAAGCGCCGCGATCGCACAAGCGGACAGCCAGACGCCACAGGCGTCCGGTCAAGCAGCAGGCTGCGGCCTCAAGCCGCGCAGCGACCAAGCAAGCCGTGACCAAGCAGGTTGCGCTGCGCAAACGCCGCCGCGCGACGCGCCGGGTGGAACGCTTTCGCACCAGCTCTTTCGCCAGCGGCATCGCCGCCGATGACGACTCTGACGGCGAAGATCCCATTGTCCGCCAAGCCGCGCTAGACGCGCTGGGCAACATGAACGGCACGGTAGTCGCCATCAATCCGAATGATGGGCGCATCCTGGCCATGGTCAACCAGAAGCTGGCGCTCTCCGGAGGCGCACAACCTTGCTCCACCATTAAAGTCGCCGTGGCGCTGGCGGGTTTGAGTGAAGGCGTGATCACCCGCGACAGTGAGATCAAACTGGGGCGCAACTCAGAGATGAACCTCACCGAGGCCCTGGCCCATTCCAACAACGCTTATTTTGAGGCTTTGGGACGCCGCCTGGGTTTCCCCAAAGTCCGCCGGTATGCCCGGCAGTTTGGCCTGGGCGAGCTGGCCGGTTATGAGATTGAGGGCGAACACCTGGGTGTGTTCCCCGCGCATGAGCTTGACGCTCGCCGCGGCGGCGTGGGCAAGATGTGCTCGTTCGGCGAAAGCATTTCCATGACGCCCCTGCAACTGGGCGCGCTGGTTTCGGCCATCGCCAACGGGGGCACGCTCTATTACCTGCAGCATCCGCAGTCGGAGGAAGAGATTGCCGGATTTACCCCGCGCGTCAAGCGGCAGCTCGATATCGCTGACCTGATTCCGGAAATTGCGGAAGGCATGACGGGCGCGGTGGAATACGGCACCGCGCGCAGCCTGCGACTGAACTTCAATCAAGAGCCCATCCGCGGCAAGACCGGCACCTGCTCCAAAGCGGGCACGCGCTTCGGCTGGTTTGCGTCGTACGCGGACACCGATCAAGGACGCATCGCCACCGTGGTCTTCCTTCAGGGCGGGCGTCCGACGTACGGCCCCAAAGCCGCCGAAATTACCGGCAAGTTCTATCGGTCGCTCTACGACCACGATTTCTTCGCGAAGACCGCGGTAAACCGGACGGAGAAGAGCGCGGCGGCGGGCGTGCAGCAGTAG
- the ftsZ gene encoding cell division protein FtsZ has product MDDKKKTQQPESDIRIQFNEDPRNNAKIKVIGVGGGGGNAVNRMICAGVEGVEFVVANTDLQALQMSRAPVKIQLGTKLTTGLGAGANPEIGRRGALEDADKIIESLEGADMVFVTAGLGGGTGTGAAPIIASLASEMGALTVAVVTKPFAFEGKRRMNQAERGLAELVDSVDTMIVIPNEKLLAVAQNAGFFESFRIADDILRQAVQGISDIITIPGIINRDFADVKTIMAGMGYAVMGTAVARGDHRAAEAAQAAISSPLLEAGAIDGARGILINITGSSSLKLAEVNEASTIVQSAADEDANIIFGAVQDEKMKDEIKITVIATGFKQQPQRKDRGITAAQQAISSARTVSAYQTQPAAPRVNGGANGGVMHGSAMHSGAMNGGAMNGGAVRLAAPARENPNLAAVSEAMTGGVEADDLDVPAFIRKRGEVN; this is encoded by the coding sequence ATGGACGACAAGAAGAAAACGCAACAGCCGGAAAGCGACATTCGCATCCAGTTCAACGAAGATCCCCGCAACAACGCCAAGATCAAAGTGATCGGCGTGGGCGGCGGAGGCGGAAATGCGGTCAATCGCATGATCTGCGCCGGCGTGGAAGGCGTGGAGTTTGTGGTGGCCAACACCGACCTGCAGGCGTTGCAGATGTCGCGCGCGCCGGTCAAGATCCAACTGGGTACCAAGCTCACCACCGGGCTGGGCGCGGGCGCGAACCCGGAAATCGGGCGGCGCGGGGCGCTGGAAGATGCCGACAAAATTATTGAATCGCTGGAAGGCGCGGACATGGTGTTCGTCACCGCGGGCCTGGGCGGCGGCACGGGCACCGGAGCGGCGCCGATCATCGCTTCGTTGGCCAGCGAAATGGGCGCGCTGACGGTGGCGGTGGTCACCAAGCCGTTCGCGTTTGAAGGCAAGCGCCGCATGAACCAGGCGGAGCGCGGGCTGGCGGAGTTGGTGGACAGCGTGGACACCATGATCGTGATTCCCAACGAAAAGCTGCTGGCAGTGGCGCAGAACGCCGGGTTCTTCGAGTCGTTCCGTATCGCCGACGACATTTTGCGCCAGGCGGTGCAGGGGATCTCCGACATCATCACCATCCCCGGCATCATCAACCGCGACTTTGCCGACGTGAAGACCATCATGGCCGGCATGGGCTACGCGGTGATGGGAACGGCCGTGGCCCGCGGCGACCATCGCGCGGCGGAAGCTGCCCAGGCGGCAATTTCGTCGCCGTTGCTGGAAGCCGGGGCCATTGACGGCGCGCGCGGCATCCTGATCAACATCACAGGTTCCAGTTCGCTCAAGCTGGCGGAAGTGAATGAAGCATCCACCATCGTCCAGTCGGCCGCCGACGAGGACGCCAACATCATCTTCGGCGCAGTGCAGGACGAGAAGATGAAAGATGAAATCAAGATCACGGTGATCGCCACCGGGTTCAAACAGCAGCCGCAACGCAAGGACCGCGGCATCACTGCGGCGCAGCAGGCTATTTCGTCGGCGCGCACGGTTTCGGCCTACCAGACGCAGCCGGCTGCTCCCAGGGTAAATGGCGGCGCCAACGGCGGCGTCATGCACGGCAGCGCTATGCACAGCGGGGCCATGAACGGCGGGGCCATGAACGGCGGGGCAGTGCGCCTGGCCGCACCAGCGCGGGAGAACCCCAATCTGGCGGCGGTATCAGAGGCCATGACCGGCGGCGTGGAAGCCGACGACCTTGACGTGCCGGCCTTCATCCGCAAACGCGGCGAGGTGAATTAA